The following proteins are co-located in the Vigna unguiculata cultivar IT97K-499-35 chromosome 9, ASM411807v1, whole genome shotgun sequence genome:
- the LOC114164584 gene encoding protein TRIGALACTOSYLDIACYLGLYCEROL 4, chloroplastic, with the protein MRKLRWVMDGGGFWDLDISTPQTLDGLACAVPGDPLPLGLSRGTRLSRPRQLEFMHRFMNAPLIPSYAKPHGLSLHRLISLPFSDNWVLFLLGQFNLQRFVSSVKSSEEKPKGVSSWLKTFGRHLQQKSLYALGFSSEFQLGANDTLLFGLDAYDDAEKPRGKFAFHHKFPDHDLTVEAVSPGLFVDNNTGNYWDVPFSTAVDLASVTTSDSSTAYRLSARYTSGSPKQFQNIHNHDDRVPPSLLPGLAFKSAFSYRKKVDIWRSEAPKLKLVQPYDVFLSNPHVSASGIIGAASTAAFGDNSARAQIEDGSPGYFLQVSGVKSFFVADMFATVSFTAQLGNFQRPFLDLTRFQARLDFSSGFKFLSAATGLTQDLLNSQKPSLEAVQAILPNATVSLQQQIVGPVSFRVDSGIKVDLKNPDWPIHAQEPVFALEYALQVLGSAKAVAWYCPKRQEFMAELRFLET; encoded by the exons ATGAGGAAACTGAGATGGGTAATGGATGGAGgagggttttgggatttggacATTTCAACTCCTCAAACCCTTGATGGCTTGGCCTGTGCCGTCCCAGGGGACCCTCTTCCCTTGGGTCTCTCACGAGGCACAAGGCTTTCCAGACCAAGACAACTAGAATTCATGCACCGTTTCATGAATGCCCCTCTCATTCCCTCCTACGCCAAACCTCATGGCCTCTCCCTCCACCGTCTTATCTCCCTCCCCTTTTCTGATAATTG GGTTTTATTTTTACTGGGTCAGTTCAATTTGCAGAGGTTTGTTTCCTCTGTTAAGAGCAGTGAGGAGAAGCCAAAGGGGGTTTCCTCTTGGTTAAAAACCTTTGGGAGACATTTGCAGCAGAAGTCCTTGTATGCCTTGGGTTTCTCTTCAGAGTTTCAGTTGGGGGCAAATGATACATTGCTTTTTGGCTTAGATGCTTATGATGATGCCGAAAAGCCTCGTGGGAAATTTGCCTTTCACCATAAG TTTCCAGATCATGATCTAACAGTGGAGGCAGTTTCTCCTGGTCTTTTTGTTGATAATAACACTGGTAATTACTGGGATGTTCCATTTTCAACTGCAGTTGATCTTGCTTCTGTGACTACCAGCGATTCTTCCACCGCTTATCGTTTGTCGGCACGCTACACTTCTGGGTCACCCAAGCAGTTTCAAAATATTCATAACCATGATGATAGAGTACCACCTTCTCTACTTCCTGGCTTGGCCTTCAAAAGCGCCTTTTCTTACAGGAAGAAAGTTGATATTTGGAGAAGTGAAGCTCCAAAGTTGAAATTGGTGCAACCGTATGATGTGTTTCTTTCAAATCCTCACGTGTCTGCCTCAGGGATTATTG GTGCTGCTTCAACCGCCGCATTTGGGGATAATTCAGCAAGAGCACAAATAGAAGATGGTAGTCCAGGATATTTTCTCCAGGTTTCTGGAGTAAAGTCTTTCTTTGTAGCAGATATGTTTGCAACCGTTTCATTCACGGCTCAACTTGGAAACTTCCAGAGGCCTTTTCTAGATCTTACCCGATTTCAGGCCCGGTTGGATTTCTCTTCTGGTTTCAAATTTCTTTCAGCTGCAACTGGTCTAACTCAAGATCTTCTCAATTCTCAAAAGCCCAGCTTGGAAGCTGTTCAAGCGATTTTACCCAATGCTACAGTATCACTTCAGCAGCAG ATTGTTGGTCCTGTCAGTTTTAGAGTTGATTCTGGAATTAAAGTTGATCTGAAGAACCCTGATTGGCCTATTCATGCACAGGAACCTGTATTTGCTTTGGAATATGCATTGCAAGTACTTGGTTCAGCAAAAGCAGTTGCATGGTATTGCCCCAAACGCCAAGAGTTTATGGCAGAACTTCGTTTCTTGGAAACATAA
- the LOC114162722 gene encoding uncharacterized protein LOC114162722 isoform X2 — MVKRKSLFYNLPDSFPIKFAFPAMLGTWFLHVEVKHLKRLCTPCSPCDEDALSKHKSLMICKGDNARCNSEEKKTKGFQPGACLVEEHEITNIVSKKPEKNEISHENQDQNAATGMSEGNPCMFGDKPTSMAKSSYVMPEENKLENLVELYPNSMQSSHSKMSTQLISVTGIINKYFTSFNGIDNFSSSSNSDLTSRAVHSEIEVHSKARKRGCLKIKRNSLPRFAPKTCPRVLHTPLVSKKSGSKNRKLKPGKRPLSGSKGRKSRMGTRLLSASRNLGVSITKHDPTIPFRILKDSKLLQGKSQMKGSIFSISGSDDD; from the exons ATG GTGAAGCGAAAATCACTCTTCTACAACCTCCCTGATTCCTTTCCTATAAAGTTTGCTTTCCCTGCCATGCTAGGAACATGGTTTCTTCATGTGGAAGTTAAGCACTTAAAACGCTTGTGTACTCCTTGTTCACCCTGTGATGAAGATGCTCTATCAAAACATAAGAGCTTAATGATCTGCAAAGGTGATAATGCAAGATGTAACAGTGAGGAAAAGAAAACGAAAGGGTTCCAACCCGGTGCATGTTTAGTGGAAGAGCATGAAATCACTAATATTGTTTCGAAGAAGCcagagaaaaatgaaatttctcaTGAAAATCAAGATCAAAATGCAGCCACTGGAATGTCAGAAGGAAATCCCTGCATGTTTGGAGACAAACCTACTAGTATGGCTAAGAGTTCATACGTTATGCCAGAGGAGAATAAACTTGAAAATCTGGTTGAGTTGTATCCTAACTCGATGCAAAGCAGTCACAGTAAGATGTCAACACAATTGATATCAGTCACAGGTATAATCAATAAGTATTTTACAAGTTTCAATGGCATTGACAATTTTAGCAGCTCTTCAAACTCAGATCTTACCTCCAGAGCTGTTCATAGTGAGATTGAAGTTCATTCAAAGGCCAGAAAACGTGGTTGCTTGAAGATAAAGAGAAATTCCTTGCCACGTTTCGCTCCCAAAACATGTCCACGTGTCTTGCATACTCCATTGGTTTCCAAAAAATCAGGAAGCAAAAACAGAAAATTGAAACCTGGTAAACGTCCTTTATCAGGGAGCAAAGGTAGAAAATCGAGAATGGGGACACGTCTTCTTTCAGCTTCACGGAATCTTGGGGTTTCTATCACCAAACATGATCCTACAATTCCTTTCCGAATATTGAAAGATAGCAAACTACTGCAGGGAAAATCTCAAATGAAGGGTTCAATATTTTCTATCTCTGGCAGTGATGATGATTGA
- the LOC114162722 gene encoding uncharacterized protein LOC114162722 isoform X1, translating into MGGEAQVTVFADTNLGTHIAFNAPPDITAASLKRDFEKAHLSCLPDIGEIQVNGLMVKRKSLFYNLPDSFPIKFAFPAMLGTWFLHVEVKHLKRLCTPCSPCDEDALSKHKSLMICKGDNARCNSEEKKTKGFQPGACLVEEHEITNIVSKKPEKNEISHENQDQNAATGMSEGNPCMFGDKPTSMAKSSYVMPEENKLENLVELYPNSMQSSHSKMSTQLISVTGIINKYFTSFNGIDNFSSSSNSDLTSRAVHSEIEVHSKARKRGCLKIKRNSLPRFAPKTCPRVLHTPLVSKKSGSKNRKLKPGKRPLSGSKGRKSRMGTRLLSASRNLGVSITKHDPTIPFRILKDSKLLQGKSQMKGSIFSISGSDDD; encoded by the exons ATGGGTGGTGAAGCTCAAGTTACAGTCTTTGCCGACACAAACTTAGGCACTCACATTGCCTTCAATGCCCCTCCTGACATTACAGCTGCATCTCTTAAAA GAGACTTTGAGAAAGCACACCTCAGTTGTTTACCAGATATTGGAGAGATTCAAGTCAATGGATTAATG GTGAAGCGAAAATCACTCTTCTACAACCTCCCTGATTCCTTTCCTATAAAGTTTGCTTTCCCTGCCATGCTAGGAACATGGTTTCTTCATGTGGAAGTTAAGCACTTAAAACGCTTGTGTACTCCTTGTTCACCCTGTGATGAAGATGCTCTATCAAAACATAAGAGCTTAATGATCTGCAAAGGTGATAATGCAAGATGTAACAGTGAGGAAAAGAAAACGAAAGGGTTCCAACCCGGTGCATGTTTAGTGGAAGAGCATGAAATCACTAATATTGTTTCGAAGAAGCcagagaaaaatgaaatttctcaTGAAAATCAAGATCAAAATGCAGCCACTGGAATGTCAGAAGGAAATCCCTGCATGTTTGGAGACAAACCTACTAGTATGGCTAAGAGTTCATACGTTATGCCAGAGGAGAATAAACTTGAAAATCTGGTTGAGTTGTATCCTAACTCGATGCAAAGCAGTCACAGTAAGATGTCAACACAATTGATATCAGTCACAGGTATAATCAATAAGTATTTTACAAGTTTCAATGGCATTGACAATTTTAGCAGCTCTTCAAACTCAGATCTTACCTCCAGAGCTGTTCATAGTGAGATTGAAGTTCATTCAAAGGCCAGAAAACGTGGTTGCTTGAAGATAAAGAGAAATTCCTTGCCACGTTTCGCTCCCAAAACATGTCCACGTGTCTTGCATACTCCATTGGTTTCCAAAAAATCAGGAAGCAAAAACAGAAAATTGAAACCTGGTAAACGTCCTTTATCAGGGAGCAAAGGTAGAAAATCGAGAATGGGGACACGTCTTCTTTCAGCTTCACGGAATCTTGGGGTTTCTATCACCAAACATGATCCTACAATTCCTTTCCGAATATTGAAAGATAGCAAACTACTGCAGGGAAAATCTCAAATGAAGGGTTCAATATTTTCTATCTCTGGCAGTGATGATGATTGA
- the LOC114164528 gene encoding uncharacterized protein LOC114164528, with protein sequence MQALHRFAFATRRVAASLSHDSLLPPTSSRIISFSTDSRDGGGGAFDAEWHTTTSWSTGIAGEHFNGEPSPSKSAVLSELQDTEDKVRELEAANRRGKAYVDSWGRRLTETSVLMKQIQEPGARGSYLKDSEKAEMYRLHKKNPEVYTVEKLAKDYRIMRQRVHAILWLKEIEEEEEKKLGHPLDDSIELLLDTFPEFFNSHDREFHVASLPYKPDFKVMPEGWDGITKDVDEVHYEISKKEDDMLYREFVEKMNFNKKKMAGEVKCHKYSRRRPSDGWTFTVEKLGSRGKRGGGGGWKFASIADGSSRPLNEMEKMYVRRETPRPRRRILP encoded by the exons ATGCAAGCCCTTCACCGTTTTGCATTCGCCACGCGCCGCGTCGCCGCGTCGCTGAGTCACGACAGCCTTCTTCCCCCAACATCTTCTAGAATCATCTCCTTCTCGACCGATTCGCGCGACGGAGGAGGAGGCGCCTTCGACGCGGAATGGCATACAACCACGTCGTGGTCGACGGGGATCGCCGGTGAGCACTTCAACGGTGAACCCTCGCCTTCCAAGTCGGCGGTTCTGTCGGAGCTGCAGGACACGGAGGATAAGGTGCGCGAGCTGGAGGCGGCGAACCGCCGAGGTAAGGCGTACGTGGACAGCTGGGGGAGACGCTTGACGGAGACTAGCGTGCTGATGAAGCAGATTCAGGAGCCCGGCGCCCGAGGCTCGTATCTCAAGGACTCCGAGAAGGCGGAGATGTACCGATTGCACAAGAAGAATCCCGAGGTCTACACTGTGGAGAAACTCGCTAAAGATTACAGGATCATGCGGCAGAGGGTTCACGCCATTCTATGGCTCAAGGAGAtcgaggaagaggaggagaagAAACTCGGTCACCCTCTCGATGATTCCATCGAGCTCTTGCTCGATACTTTCCCCGA GTTTTTTAATTCGCATGATAGGGAGTTTCATGTTGCGTCTCTTCCGTATAAGCCGGACTTCAAGGTTATGCCCGAGGGGTGGGATGGCATTACCAAAGATGTGGATGAAGTGCACTACGAGATCTCCAAGAAGGAGGATGACATGCTGTATCGAGAATTTGTCGAGAAGATGAACTTCAACAAAAAGAAA ATGGCTGGAGAAGTCAAATGCCACAAGTACAGTCGAAGACGTCCTTCAGATGGATGGACTTTTACAGTAGAGAAATTGGGATCCAGGGGAAAACGTGGAGGTGGTGGAGGCTGGAAATTTGCAAGCATAGCAGATGGATCAAGCCGACCACTGAATGAGATGGAGAAAATGTATGTGAGGCGAGAGACTCCACGCCCGCGACGCAGGATCCTTCCCTGA
- the LOC114162584 gene encoding probable serine/threonine-protein kinase MARK-A, with amino-acid sequence MRDTMTMTATTDHQWMQFYQQPLMDDGNGHNHDHEHDLDHDVHDHSLAPNTDVMRTSPPPTMPSSESNSNSNSISNQLTPKGNVCKPIRRRSRASKRTPTTLLNANTTNFRALVQQFTGCPTTAISTLGVHKGPITLNFQKGSSEHKIHHHNTTTTTPLLPFRTYNNSSNNNNNNNRVHVPASLPWQKQEEQQMTDQQQLLQQQRGYSYDYVKSSGFIPSSGNSVTTTTTMDVSDGLLLDNDFSLSDLTMNAFPNDTFYKNEL; translated from the coding sequence ATGAGGGATACCATGACCATGACTGCTACTACTGATCATCAATGGATGCAGTTCTATCAGCAACCTCTAATGGATGATGGTAATGGCCATAACCATGATCATGAACATGATCTTGATCATGATGTTCATGATCATTCTTTGGCACCAAACACAGATGTGATGAGAACTAGTCCACCTCCAACCATGCCATCATCAGAGAGCAATAGCAATAGCAATAGCATCTCCAACCAATTGACACCAAAGGGTAATGTATGCAAACCAATAAGAAGAAGGTCTAGAGCTTCTAAGAGAACCCCCACCACCCTCCTCAATGCCAACACCACAAATTTTAGAGCTTTAGTACAACAATTCACAGGGTGTCCTACCACAGCCATATCAACACTTGGGGTCCATAAGGGTCCTATCACCTTGAACTTCCAAAAAGGAAGCAGTGAACACAAGATTCACCACCATAACACAACAACTACTACACCACTGTTACCATTTAGAACCTACAACAacagcagcaacaacaacaacaacaacaaccggGTTCATGTGCCTGCATCACTTCCTTGGCAGAAGCAGGAGGAACAACAAATGACTGATCAGCAGCAGTTGTTGCAACAACAGAGAGGTTACTCCTATGATTATGTCAAGAGCAGTGGTTTTATTCCAAGTTCCGGTAACTCGGTTACCACCACTACTACCATGGATGTCTCTGACGGTTTGCTCTTGGATAATGATTTTAGCTTGTCTGATCTAACTATGAATGCCTTCCCCAATGATACCTTTTATAAGAATGAATTATAG